One genomic window of Physeter macrocephalus isolate SW-GA unplaced genomic scaffold, ASM283717v5 random_1, whole genome shotgun sequence includes the following:
- the FRMD8 gene encoding FERM domain-containing protein 8 isoform X2, which yields MVPLAVENLPSLTAHELHQAVREVLQLPDVALDAFALWLVSPLLEVQLKPKHQPYKLGRQWQELLLRFTDAPDDDVAMDEPSLQFRRNVFFPKRRELQIHDKEVLRLLYEEAKGNVLAARYPCDVEDCEALGALVCRVQLGPYQPGQPTACALREKLDSFLPAHLCKRGHGLFAALRGRGTKAGTGEQGLLNAYRRVKEVAGSESQHEASLSPHYRAYLLKCHQLPFYGSAFFHGEIDKPAQGFLHRGGQKPVFVAISLEGVHVIDSREKHVLLGLRFQELSWDHTSAEEEESVLWLEFDGDNEGTPVNKLLKIYSKQAELMSSLIEYCIELSQAAEPAAPQESAADPAAAPGSSPPPTQHPQLRRQGSVVCSRIQHLSTIDYVEEGEQIKRVKPKRSTSFFSRQLSLGQGSYTMVQPTESLEQG from the exons ATGGTGCCCCTGGCCGTGGAGAACCTGCCCTCGCTCACTGCCCACGAGCTGCATCAGGCCGTCCGTGAGGTCCTGCAGCTCCCAGATGTTGCCCTGGATGCCTTTGCGCTCTGGCTTGTCTCCCCTCTGCTGG AGGTGCagctgaagcccaagcaccagcCCTACAAGCTGGGCCGCCAGTGGCAGGAACTGCTGCTGCGATTCACCGACGCTCCGGACGATGACGTGGCCATGG ATGAGCCTTCCCTGCAGTTCCGGAGGAACGTGTTCTTCCCCAAACGGCGGGAGCTCCAG ATCCACGACAAGGAGGTCCTGCGGCTGCTCTACGAGGAGGCCAAGGGCAACGTGCTGGCCGCTCGGTACCCATGCGACGTGGAGGACTGCGAGGCCCTGGGCGCCCTGGTGTGCCGCGTGCAGCTCGGGCCCTACCAGCCTGGCCAGCCCACGGCCTGTGCCCTGAG GGAGAAGCTGgactccttcctccctgcccacctctgtAAGCGGGGCCACGGGCTCTTCGCTGCCCTCCGGGGCCGTGGGACCAAGGCTGGAACCGGCGAGCAGGGCCTGCTGAACGCCTACCGCAGGGTGAAGGAGGTGGCCGGCAGCGAGAGCCAGCACGAGGCCTCCCTCAGCCCCCACTACCGCGCCTACCTCCTCAAGTGCCACCAGCTGCCCTTCTACGG GTCTGCCTTCTTCCATGGCGAGATTGACAAGCCAGCCCAGGGCTTTTTGCACCGGGGCGGGCAAAAGCCAGTGTTTGTGGCCATCAGTCTGGAGGGCGTGCACGTCATTGACAGCAGGGAGAAG CACGtcctgctgggcctgcgcttccagGAGCTGTCGTGGGACCACACCTCTGCCGAGGAGGAGGAGTCTGTCCTGTGGCTGGAGTTCGACGGGGACAATGAGGGCACACCGGTCAACAAGCTCCTCAAGATCTACTCCAAGCAG gccgaACTGATGAGCAGCCTCATCGAGTACTGCATCGAGTTGAGCCAGGCCGCGGAGCCTGCCGCCCCCCAGGAGAGCGCGGCCGACCCCGCCGCGGCCCCTGGCTCCTCGCCACCGCCCACGCAACACCCCCAGCTGCGGAGGCAGGGCAGCGTGGTGTGCAGCCGGATCCAGCATCTCTCCACCATCGACTACGTGGAGGAGG
- the SLC25A45 gene encoding LOW QUALITY PROTEIN: solute carrier family 25 member 45 (The sequence of the model RefSeq protein was modified relative to this genomic sequence to represent the inferred CDS: deleted 1 base in 1 codon; substituted 1 base at 1 genomic stop codon), with the protein MPLEEFVAGXISGALGLVLGHPSDTVKVRLQTRTTYRGIMDCMVKTYCHESLLGFLKGMSFPIASIAVVNSVLFGVYSNALLALTAAAHQERRAQPPSSTHVFTASCTGAFLQAYCLAPFDFIKVWVQNQTEPKGKSGSPPPQYRGPVHCAASIFQAEGPRGLFRGAWALTLRDNPTLGIYLVTYEWLCRQFTQDGQNPSSGTVLVAEAFACVASWVTATPLDVIKSRMQMAGLRQRVHRGLLDCMVSSAWREGLEVFFRGLSINSARASPVNAVTFLSYEYLLHSRG; encoded by the exons ATGCCCCTGGAGGAGTTTGTGGCCGGCTAGATCTCTG GAGCTCTGGGCTTGGTCTTGGGACACCCCTCTGACACTGTAAAG GTGAGGCTGCAGACCCGGACCACATACCGGGGCATCATGGATTGTATGGTCAAGACTTACTGCCACGAGTCG CTCCTGGGCTTCCTCAAGGGAATGAGCTTCCCCATCGCCAGCATAGCTGTGGTCAACTCTGTCCTGTTCGGGGTCTACAGCAACGCCCTGCTGGCACTGACAGCCGCCGCCCACCAGGAGCGGCGGGCCCAGCCGCCCAGCTCTACGCACGTCTTCACAGCCAGCTGCACAGGGGCGTTCCTGCAG GCCTACTGCTTGGCCCCTTTTGACTTCATCAAAGTCTGGGTACAAAACCAGACAGAGCCCAAGGGGAAGTCAgggagccccccaccccagtacCGGGGGCCCGTGCACTGCGCGGCCTCCATCTTCCAGGCCGAGGGGCCCCGGGGGCTGTTCCGGGGAGCCTGGGCCCTGACGCTGCGGGACAACCCCACCCTGGGAATC TATCTCGTCACCTATGAATGGCTGTGTCGCCAATTCACGCAGGATGGCCAGAACCCCA GCTCGGGCACAGTGCTGGTGGCAGAGGCCTTTGCCTGTGTCGCCTCCTGGGTCACAGCCACCCCCTTAGACGTGATCAAGTCCCGGATGCAGATGGCGGGGCTGAGGCAGAGGGTGCACCGGGGGCTGCTGGACTGCATGGTGAGCAGTGCCTGGCGGGAAGGGCTGGAGGTCTTCTTCCGGGGGCTCAGCATCAACAGTGCCCGTGCCTCTCCTGTCAACGCCGTCACCTTCCTCAGCTACGAGTACCTCCTCCACTCCCGGGGATGA
- the FRMD8 gene encoding FERM domain-containing protein 8 isoform X1, producing the protein MDGTEGNAGQPGPADRSHRSSVSSVGARAADVLVYLADDTMVPLAVENLPSLTAHELHQAVREVLQLPDVALDAFALWLVSPLLEVQLKPKHQPYKLGRQWQELLLRFTDAPDDDVAMDEPSLQFRRNVFFPKRRELQIHDKEVLRLLYEEAKGNVLAARYPCDVEDCEALGALVCRVQLGPYQPGQPTACALREKLDSFLPAHLCKRGHGLFAALRGRGTKAGTGEQGLLNAYRRVKEVAGSESQHEASLSPHYRAYLLKCHQLPFYGSAFFHGEIDKPAQGFLHRGGQKPVFVAISLEGVHVIDSREKHVLLGLRFQELSWDHTSAEEEESVLWLEFDGDNEGTPVNKLLKIYSKQAELMSSLIEYCIELSQAAEPAAPQESAADPAAAPGSSPPPTQHPQLRRQGSVVCSRIQHLSTIDYVEEGEQIKRVKPKRSTSFFSRQLSLGQGSYTMVQPTESLEQG; encoded by the exons ATGGACGGGACAGAAGGCAATGCTGGGCAACCCGGCCCCGCTGATCGGTCCCATCGAAGCAGCGTGTCCTCCGTGGGAGCCCGAG CGGCCGACGTGCTGGTGTACCTGGCGGATGACACCATGGTGCCCCTGGCCGTGGAGAACCTGCCCTCGCTCACTGCCCACGAGCTGCATCAGGCCGTCCGTGAGGTCCTGCAGCTCCCAGATGTTGCCCTGGATGCCTTTGCGCTCTGGCTTGTCTCCCCTCTGCTGG AGGTGCagctgaagcccaagcaccagcCCTACAAGCTGGGCCGCCAGTGGCAGGAACTGCTGCTGCGATTCACCGACGCTCCGGACGATGACGTGGCCATGG ATGAGCCTTCCCTGCAGTTCCGGAGGAACGTGTTCTTCCCCAAACGGCGGGAGCTCCAG ATCCACGACAAGGAGGTCCTGCGGCTGCTCTACGAGGAGGCCAAGGGCAACGTGCTGGCCGCTCGGTACCCATGCGACGTGGAGGACTGCGAGGCCCTGGGCGCCCTGGTGTGCCGCGTGCAGCTCGGGCCCTACCAGCCTGGCCAGCCCACGGCCTGTGCCCTGAG GGAGAAGCTGgactccttcctccctgcccacctctgtAAGCGGGGCCACGGGCTCTTCGCTGCCCTCCGGGGCCGTGGGACCAAGGCTGGAACCGGCGAGCAGGGCCTGCTGAACGCCTACCGCAGGGTGAAGGAGGTGGCCGGCAGCGAGAGCCAGCACGAGGCCTCCCTCAGCCCCCACTACCGCGCCTACCTCCTCAAGTGCCACCAGCTGCCCTTCTACGG GTCTGCCTTCTTCCATGGCGAGATTGACAAGCCAGCCCAGGGCTTTTTGCACCGGGGCGGGCAAAAGCCAGTGTTTGTGGCCATCAGTCTGGAGGGCGTGCACGTCATTGACAGCAGGGAGAAG CACGtcctgctgggcctgcgcttccagGAGCTGTCGTGGGACCACACCTCTGCCGAGGAGGAGGAGTCTGTCCTGTGGCTGGAGTTCGACGGGGACAATGAGGGCACACCGGTCAACAAGCTCCTCAAGATCTACTCCAAGCAG gccgaACTGATGAGCAGCCTCATCGAGTACTGCATCGAGTTGAGCCAGGCCGCGGAGCCTGCCGCCCCCCAGGAGAGCGCGGCCGACCCCGCCGCGGCCCCTGGCTCCTCGCCACCGCCCACGCAACACCCCCAGCTGCGGAGGCAGGGCAGCGTGGTGTGCAGCCGGATCCAGCATCTCTCCACCATCGACTACGTGGAGGAGG